The Serinus canaria isolate serCan28SL12 chromosome 8, serCan2020, whole genome shotgun sequence DNA window GCTTGcatccctgagctcagccagggtAACACTGGTGATCATTTGCTCTGATAGCAGCCAGATTTCAACTCCCTGCTCTGTTGAAGCTCTGATTCTGTCATTAGACCTCAGAGCAAATGCTACCCTGGGATTGCCATGTCTTCCCCTGCAAATGGGATTGTCaactgctgctttgtttctgaTCCAACTTACACTGAGAATGTTTTCTTAactaaaatgcagaatttatcATCTCATTTGGGGAACTTCTCCCTTGCAGCCTGTACTGAAGCATACTCCCAATCTGATGAACAATATGCTTGCCATCTTGGATGCCAGAACCAGTTGCCATTTGCTGAGTTAAGGCAAGAGCAAGTAAGTAGGTGACATGTTTTTCAAATACCACCTACTTGTTTCTGTTCAGTGTgtgtcttctctttttaaattttcttcaaatggaaaataaatcttCCTAAGAACTGAAATCTAGACATGAGGTGAGGGGTTAGCAAGAATGTAACTGCTGTCCTTTTCaagtgaaaacaaatggaaaaatgttaatGTTGTGCTTGCAGTTAATGTCCCTGATGCCACGAATTcatctcctctttcctctgaCACTGGTGAGATCATTCTGGAGTGACATGATGGACTCAGCTCAGAGCTTCATAACATCCTCATGGACTTTCTACCTTCAAGCAGATGATGGCAAAATTGTCATATTCCAGGTGCTTCCTTTTTTCATTGAGGTTAAGGTGTCCTGGCTGCTGACTTCAACTCTGCTCTTCCAGCCAAAGAAAAATCTCTAGAGCACCATGAAAAGTGTTTAGTTTTTCCTAGTATTTCACTGCCTTTAGggcctttttaaaattcaaactttAAAGAATGGCTCATGTCTTAAGGTTAATATTTGTATTAGTtctgaaaatgtaaattatcAAAATTATCAAAACCAGTGAAAGCTTTCCAGCAGGATCTCCTAactccttgttttgttttagtcaAAGCCAGAAGTGCAGTATGTTCCACAGCTTGATCAGGACACTGGAGGAGATACAAAAGGAGCCTTGTCGCTGAGTAAAACAGCCTGTAAGTTGTTTTTTGTGCTTTGGAAGAGTAAATGCAAATGTTCCCTGtcatgcaaatttaaaaaatgacattGCAGGTGGCAtatgaaagcaaatttttaGAAAGCTGCAATATAATTATTTACTGTGCAGGGAGCACTGCGTACACTTGGCAAAGCGCGGTAGAAACGAGCTCTGCTCACATGGAAgcctgcaggctggggctgctttgaaagcttccctctgtgctgtctgtgcagACCAAGTGTGTGGGGTGtggtttttcccttcccttgctcTCGTGCCCTCTCTTTGTGCTCTTATGCCTCAGCAGACGGACGTCCAGGCAGCTCGCAGACCTTGCGGGGGCTCTTTGAGGAGCGAGCCAGCGACAGCTTCTTCAAGTGTCTCTCCATGTGAGTATGtcctgagctggctctgcccacTGGGGAGGGTGAAGGCCTTTCCTCTGGGTGTGCAGCCCATGGGAGGTCTCAAGGTCCCCAAGTCTGTAGGCTCAGGATGCACAGCATCAAGGTTTTTTATCTGCCATTAGTGCTGTGCTGGTCCCGTGTTTTCTGTATGCTGTCCTGCCaactttgatttttcctttccatttcaaGTGAAGAACATATTGATAATTTCCTGCACTGTTTTTTGAGTGTGTTCTGGGAACTGTTTAATCAATACTGTGTTTTGCCTGTTTATTAGCTCTGAATGTGTTTTAGGGCAAAGCACTTTGTTTTGGGATTGTGTTATGTAGCACACTGGTGTGTCTTGTTTCCAGGCTGAAAATACTCAATATGTATTTGTTAAAGCTTTTTTACTTTCTCCTTAAAAGTTCCCACATGAAGGATCAGTGAGTTGTCCTGCAGATGCATAACagaaaaatttggttttaaatcTGTAAACAGGAAGATTCTTAGGGCCCCAAAACAGAATCCTGCAAGTCTTTTGTGATATCAAATGGGCATTAGAGTACCCAGGAGTCTGCAGTGGACTGTGTAGCTGGAAGGGCCAGAGACTAATGAACTGGCAGAAAGGCAGTCAGAAATGAGCCAAACTTTTTAGAGGTCCATTGTCTTGTATTCAGTCTATGAAATCTATCAACATTCTTGTAATTTCAGAAATTCCAGTTGGATTTTAACCACTACACTCGTCCTgtcagtgctggtgctgctctggatTTGTTGTGCAACTGTAGCTACAGCTGTAGAGCAGTATGTTCCATCTGAGGTACTGCATTTCAGAACTACAGTATTTGGAATTTATTCATTATATTGCTTTTATGTTACAGCTGTCCAGAGACTAAGAAATATTTGGGGGAGGTTCAGTTAAGGAGGGTTTTCTTATTATGCAGTTGTGGATGACAAAccaattttgtttatttaaatgatGGTTTTATAGCTGAGCATTCTTGCTCATTCCCATGGCTCACAGAAGCTCTGAGCCTTATTCAGACACGATGTCTTTTGGTTGTACTGTACTGTACTCTCAACAACCTTCAGGGTGCTCTGAGCAAATGGAGGCTGATTCTCATTTCTCTGGGAATGAAGCTATTCCAAGGGCTGGGTGGTGTAGGGAGGACCCAGTATGGGTTTAACGCAGGAGGATCAGTGGTGAGAACAGTGACAGCAGAGTTATTGGTGATATGTATGAGTGCAGAGTCTGATGGAGGGGAACAGGCACTCTCCCAGTGCCCAGAGAGTCCTGACTCAGCACACCAAAGCAGCTGCTACACAAACACTGTATCTGCCCTTGTTCTGGCAGATTTCATACATTTCTTCTGGATGCTAGTTCAGCCCTGAATTTCAGATGTTACAGAGAGCCTTGTGTTGCAAGGCTGCAGCCATCAGAACCTGGAATGCAGCTGCATAATGAAATGAATTTTATTCACAATATGGAGAGTCTTTGTCTTAAAGTATCATGTTTAAATGTTTCAGAAGCTGAGCATCTATGGAGATTTGGAATACATGAATGAGCAAAAACTCAACAGATACCCACCCTCTGCACTTGTTGTGGTTAGATGCAAGACTGAGGAACATGAAGAAGCAGGACCTCTTCCTACAAAAGTCAATCTGGATCAATCTGCAATTTAAATCCCTTGGATCCGATAGACTTAATTCTAACAGAGCTAGAAACTCCTGATTGATTGTGGTGGTTCTTCAGATGAGAAGTTTAGCAGCCAGtctttaaatgcaaataaagttGCAAAATCAACAAATGTCATGGGATTTTGTTTTCAGCTAGTAGAGAAGATTCAGACATTCAGACATgaatttgtttgtttccagGTATAATCACTTTTCACTGGTGTTTGCTATTGTGTCTTTTTGCTTACAGAAGTTGTAAGCGTGCTTTCCATACTTCTGCCAGGACACTTTCAAACTTACTTGTGTGTTCTAGGATGTAATGTGTACAGTCAGAGTTAGCTTTGTAAAGGTATAAGACATTTTAAGTAGGCAGGACATGCCTTTCTAGTGTTGCACTTTCTGTTGTAgttaagagaaaatattataaaattatctgctgaatttttttgtaCTTGTTAATGTCCATGCACAAACAACCCTGTCTtcaaaaacagaaatatattttttctacaGTGTGGTAATATTCAAGGTGGAAAGCATTTGTGAGGTACTGTAAGCTAGAGCTCAGCTTGTGAAAGATGGAAATGTGTTAAAATTTACAGACATATCCCTTCACATGCAGAACATTACATGGTCAGTTATTTTGTCAAACTTTAGCCTTTAAGTCTTAAATTGCTTGTAAAGTTAGCacctgtgttttctgaaaacttCTACTTTCTGTTCTTGATTAATTATTCTGGTCTTGTAACTTCATTTACAGAAACAAGTTGATTCCTGAGAAATGAGAGCAGACAAATAAAATTGACTGTATAGAAAATGTTGACTATATAGCTTTTTGCTATGGTTAGTTATTGACCACAACAGGCTCAGTGTGAAAGCCTGTCTGTAGCCTTCCTCTCATGGGCAACGTGACCTGATTTTGCTGTGATTCACTAACACAGCAACAATGAACAATGTCCCTCATCCCTCATGTCTAACCTATTTTTTGTGGATCTTATTATATGCTGGTTCCCACAGTGTTGGCAGGTTGGGGGTGTTGGTGATTTATTTTAGGGTGTCTGAGTGAATGCTGTTTAGGATGCGCAGTCTTCAATTCACTGTCATTTTTTTGTTGATTAGACAGAATTCCCTCAAAGGTTTAAAAAAGTGTAATGAAGAACTGTGGAGACTCTGGGAGATACAGTGATATATTCCCCCACTGAAACCTGGCTCAGGGGTCATTCCCAGCTTGTCGGTGAGCAAGTGGTTGTGTGAGTGCAGCTGATGGAGCCTTTCCGGAatgtgcagagcccagcccagcagagtgGCTGTCAGGGGCTTTCAGGTCGTCGAGGATGTTTGTTTCAAGCAGGTTTCTATCAGCCTGCAGGAACTGCAGTCTCAGCTCTTAAATTCTAGGTACCTCTTCATGCTGAACTCTTCAGTGGGACAGCCCAGAGCTTTGGGTGCCAGCAGCCTTGCCCTCTGTGTAGGTGTCATTGCAGGGCCTTGCTGTGAGAGGGGACAGGGCGGTGTTTGGGGACAGGAGCTGCCGGTGTCACTGATGCTCCGTTTCTGCTGGCTCAGGCAAagcccggcacggccccgctCTGCTGGAGATGCCAGAGCTCAGTGTGATCTCTGCAACCCTGCTCAGCAACCACTGCCACTGCTGGCTTCACTTCAGGGATTAGTGCCCATCTCAGCACTCTGCTGTTTGGGATTTCCAAAAGGGACTGCAGCAATCCCCATTTTCCTGACTGAATAGCTTATGGAAATGTTTGCAAGTctgtttaaatgttttcctgtaCCATTACACGTGGttgcagagggagcagctctgtgcacacGTGGCTCTTTGCCTTTTCCAGCGTGGACAGTACAACCTCTGTTAGGCTGATGGCTTGATTTCACAAAACTTTCTCTTCAAAACTCCATTGCTTACAGCCCTGGGCTCGAGTTAAGCAAACAACTTGTGCTTTCATTTggtgttttgtcttttgtttgctgtttaaTGGCATTTCAGCTGAGTGATCTGTGCAGTGCAGCCAGTGATTCAGCAATGTGCTTTTGGGtcacagagagctctgtgccTGTGGCACTCTGGCACTTGGCACTGCTGTATCCAGAGCGAGCCAGAGCCCGAGGAATTTGGTGAGTGTTGTACTTATAAACTTGTCAAAAGATCTTCCCTCAGTAAAATCAGATAATAGCAAGTAATGGAACTGTTTCTCAAGATTTTTAATCTAAATGGACTCTTTAAGCTGTCTTGGCATTTGGCTTTGCAAAATGTCATTTCCTATTcattttttgttaaatgtttGACTTACTGACATCTCCCTTTTCAGAGGCTGCAATTTGGGTTTGATCTCTGCTCAAAACCACTGTTTAAATGAAAGACCTTAAATTATTGAAATTGCAGGAGGAAAGCATTTTATATTCTCTTTAGGCACGTGTTCAACTGAACCTGCATTGGGTTTAGAATGGAATCATCTGACACAAATGGGGTGACCCTCTTAAGTGTGTGTAATTCACTGCTGGCAGAAATAGCCCAGGTACATTTGGGGAAAACTGGGGAGTTTTTAGGTGCTAGAATTTACAATAACCTTCTGTCATACTGGATACACTGATATTTGTTGCCTCTTCAGCTTTTCtgatatttgtaattttttatttattattttttatacttcAGAGGAGCttgcttatttttcttacattgCTGTCATGAACTCATTTTTCTGAACTCTAAGCAGTCTTTGATGTGGGGTAACTGCTCTGAAATCCAACTGCCTGGTTGGCTACAGCTGAGCTTGATAATCCTGGAGCAGGAAACAGATGGTGGTAGATGTCAGGCTGCAGAATCATCGAGTTTTTTAGCttagaaaagacctccaagaaTGAGTCCAACCCTTTCCCCAGTATTGCCAATGCCACCAgtaacccatgtccccaagtgccacatccacatggcaTTAGTGGTAGtcactccaccactgccctgggcagcctgatcCAATGCCTGACAACTCTtccagtgaatatttttttttttttcctatccaatctaaacctcctctggtgcaatttgaggctgtttcctcttgtcctgttgcttgttAATTGGGAGGAGAAGAGCCTGACCCCACCTGGCTCCAACCTCTTTTCAGGAAGTTACAGAGGGTGAGAAgctccctcctgagcctccttttctgcaggctgagcccccgTGGCTCCCTCGGGTGTTTCTCATCActccagagccttccccagctctgttgtcCTCCTCTGGACATTACAGACATTTGTCCCCAAGGGTGGGTTGACTCCACATTTTAAACTCTTCACTGTAGGTTGTTTTGCAGGGTATGCACAGCTGGCCTGCTTTACCTGGCTCTTACACAGGGCTCTTAGCAAACTCCCAACCACCTAATAAGCTTTAGGAAGGCTCAAAATAGTCCTGAATCAAGTCTGATTAGAAACTGAGACTTCCTCTTTAAACAGCAAGGGATCCAGAATTCAAGATCTTCTTAGTCTGACATTTTTCCAcattgcagcagctgcccagactTGCAGACTGTTTGCTACTTGGCATTGGATGGTTTCACCCAGGATCCTTCTTGAAACAGGAGAGTTTTCTACCACCACCCTCAGTAATGATGTATTCCTGTGAGAAGCTTCTGGTTTGGACAAattggctgctgtgctgaaggaGGAGCTCCTAGAAGGCTGTGTTTAATTCTGGCTGGTCTGTGAGGACAGGGTTGGAGATGCCCTGGCCATGAGGAATGTATTAACTCTGTATAATTGGGGTGTTTTATgtgtggggatggagagggaagtGGGAGCTGTAGCTGTTCCTCCATGTCAGGCATTCTGTGGTGCTTTCAGTCAGCTCAAGGCAATGCCAGCTCAGAGACAATCTGGCTGCCAGCCTCCcttccacagccctgctgggactGTCTTGCTTGGGGAAGAGTCATGGCCTGTGAGGTGGCAACAATTTGGAAGCACTTGAGTCCTCTGGACCCTCTTGCAAGAAGAACCCAGGCTCCTCAAAAACTTCATGCTTTTTCTCCCCCCTACCCCTATGGAAAAGCTGCCTGCTCATGGAATTTCATCCTTGAAGCTGTAAAACTCCtctgagggagctgtgccaaGACCTGCAGCCAGTTTGGAAGGCTCCAATGTATTTGTAAGTTCACgtttgctgcaggctgagctgctaAGCCTTCCTGTGGGCCTGGAAATTCAAGCACTCAAGTAAAAAAGGACCCTGGAGGatttcctgtgcctgtgctcatTGCCCAAGCAAGGAAGCTGTTCCAGATGGTTGTaccctgcacagctctcctgAGATCTCATCATCTGGCAGGAGCCAAGGGCagtgggacagctctgccttgggaaggagctgtggaGACAGGAGACTTTCATGAAGATGAGACTTTCATTTCCCTCAGGCTTTAACTGTGAAGGGGTTTTCCATGACCAGCACAGGGGTAAATGCAGCCAGCATGAGCTAGAGGTGAGTGCTTGTCTTCCAACGTGGCAGCAGGGCTTCAGCTCCCTAAATCTGTTTACTCTGCATTGTCTAATGCCCTGTTACGAAACCACATCAGGGACAAGAGGAATGAGAGAGTTTGTTGTTGGCTTtcactgaggctggagcagaggctcagcactgccctgccaaTCCCTCCTGCCTGTCAGGTGCTCTCCttgctctcctgcctctgtTGGGTTTGTATCCTGGTAACTTCACTTGTGCTCAGGTGCAAAGAACTCCCTGTggtccctggagctctgggaagaATGAACAAAACTCACCCCCAGGTACAGTTCTTCACTGAAATTCTacatccagctgttccctgACGTGCATGGGTTCTTGCCTGTGCTGTTTGCCTGACCTCATCACTGTTTTCTCTGAGATTCTGAGCTGTTTCTACTTACCTTGATGCAAAAGAGAAGAGTTGATGTAAAGTGCTGGGCTTGGTTGGTGTTTGTTTTACAAATGGGTAATTAATTAAGGTTTAAAAAGGGATATGATTAATTGTTTTGGGGATTAAATGTGGGCCATGTTTGCACTGAGGCAATTTTTGCTTGTGTGTAACAATAATGGAGTACATGAGGTATTCCTGGGTAAGATGGGAGAACTAGAAAGGTGAAGTTTGTGTGGCTGTGGGATTCTGTAAATGCCTTTTATCCCTTTCCTTCCAGAGAAACGGTGATGTAGCTACTTTTGGTTCAACAGAGTCCTTCTCTGGAGAAAGAGGTAATGAGTAAAATGCAGAGTTCTATTATTAAAGTATAAATCAATGGAAACTATCAatgtaatataaaatacaaCCACTATTTATGGTCTGTTTGGACTGATCTTCCCTCTTTTCTGTGTCGTAAAATGTCCAGActataaaattaataaacttCAGCTGTTCTGTGTTGGCCTGGAGCTGGCAGTCATATGTACAGTTGTATGATAAGTGATCCTTGTCTGTCACAGAAAGGCTCACAAT harbors:
- the TMEM59 gene encoding transmembrane protein 59 isoform X1 translates to MAVRRGGLAVLLLLLPLFLVIQAGAASGQLPAASSEAFDSVLGNTASCHRACQLTYPLHTYPKEEELYACQRGCRLFSICQFVDDGADLNRTKQECDSACTEAYSQSDEQYACHLGCQNQLPFAELRQEQLMSLMPRIHLLFPLTLVRSFWSDMMDSAQSFITSSWTFYLQADDGKIVIFQSKPEVQYVPQLDQDTGGDTKGALSLSKTASDGRPGSSQTLRGLFEERASDSFFKCLSINSSWILTTTLVLSVLVLLWICCATVATAVEQYVPSEKLSIYGDLEYMNEQKLNRYPPSALVVVRCKTEEHEEAGPLPTKVNLDQSAI
- the TMEM59 gene encoding transmembrane protein 59 isoform X2, yielding MAVRRGGLAVLLLLLPLFLVIQAGAASGQLPAASSEAFDSVLGNTASCHRACQLTYPLHTYPKEEELYACQRGCRLFSICQFVDDGADLNRTKQECDSACTEAYSQSDEQYACHLGCQNQLPFAELRQEQLMSLMPRIHLLFPLTLVRSFWSDMMDSAQSFITSSWTFYLQADDGKIVIFQSKPEVQYVPQLDQDTGGDTKGALSLSKTAYGRPGSSQTLRGLFEERASDSFFKCLSINSSWILTTTLVLSVLVLLWICCATVATAVEQYVPSEKLSIYGDLEYMNEQKLNRYPPSALVVVRCKTEEHEEAGPLPTKVNLDQSAI